Proteins encoded by one window of Scatophagus argus isolate fScaArg1 chromosome 4, fScaArg1.pri, whole genome shotgun sequence:
- the arsk gene encoding arylsulfatase K, whose product MKVLALTFLFQMFGQSLCQNGTRPNIVMVMSDAFDGRLTFEPGSKVVQLPFVNYLRELGTTFLNAYTNSPICCPSRAAMWSGQFVHLTQSWNNYKCLEANATTWMGLLEANGYLTKMLGKLDYTSGSHTVSNRVEAWTRDVQFLLSQEGRPVTQLVGNMSTTKIMRKDWNNTEKATQWIHQRAASSHQPFALYLGLNLPHPYNTKSLGPTAGGSTFLTSPYWLERVSSELITVPKWLPMAAMHPVDYYSTFTKNCSGVFTEEEVKSIRAFYYAMCAEADAMLGQVISALRETGLLNNTVVIFTADHGELAMEHRQFYKMSMFEGSSHVPLLIMGPGMTSGLQVNQLVSLVDLYPTVLDIAGISAVGTLSGHSLLPLLSKASTYKKQHPDWVLSEYHGCNVNASTYMLRSGRWKYIAYADGLSVPPQLFDITLDKEELHNVVLKFPVVQAYLDKLLRSIVDYPKVSSTVHLYNKKSFVAWRDSLGRNYSEVIANLRWNVDWQKDALANERAIDKWLYGSV is encoded by the exons ATGAAAGTGTTGGCtctgacttttctgtttcaaatgtttGGTCAAAGTTTGTGCCAAAATGGAACCAGACCCAACATTGTGATGGTGATGAGTGATGCATTT GATGGGCGATTAACCTTTGAACCTGGCAGCAAAGTTGTGCAGCTGCCATTTGTGAACTACCTCAGGGAGCTTGGTACCACATTCCTCAACGCTTACACCAACTCACCGATCTGCTGCCCGTCAAGAGCAG CAATGTGGAGTGGTCAGTTTGTCCACCTCACGCAGTCATGGAACAACTACAAGTGTCTCGAAGCTAATGCAACAACATGGATGGGTTTGCTGGAGGCGAATGGATATCTTACTAAGATGCTGGGCAAGCTGGACTACACCTCAGGGAGTCACACTGTCAG TAACCGAGTTGAGGCCTGGACACGTGATGTTCAGTTCCTTCTGAGCCAAGAGGGCCGACCAGTTACGCAACTTGTTGGCAACATGTCAACAACAAAGATCATGAGAAAAGACTGGAACAACACGGAGAAGGCTACGCAGTGGATCCACCAAAGAGCTGCATCTTCACACCAGCCCTTTGCTCTTTATCTTGGCCTCAATTTACCACATCCATATAACACCAAATCGCTGGGGCCCACAGCAGGAGGATCCACCTTCCTTACCTCACCATACTGGCTAGAAAGG gtGTCGTCTGAGCTCATCACTGTACCTAAATGGTTGCCCATGGCTGCCATGCACCCTGTTGACTACTACTCCACCTTCACCAAAAACTGCAGTGGTGTTTTCACTGAGGAGGAAGTCAAAAGCATTAGAGCCTTCTATTATGCCATGTGTGCTGAAGCTGATGCCATGCTGG GTCAAGTGATTTCAGCCCTGAGAGAGACTGGCCTGCTTAACAACACTGTTGTGATCTTTACGGCTGACCACGGAGAGCTGGCCATGGAGCACCGGCAGTTCTACAAGATGTCAATGTTTGAAGGCAGTTCCCATGTTCCCCTGCTGATCATGGGACCTGGAATGACATCTGGCCTGCAGGTCAACCAGCTTGTGTCTTTGGTTGATCTCTATCCTACTGTTTTAG ACATTGCTGGTATTTCAGCAGTAGGTACCCTCAGTGGCCACTCactccttcctctgctgtccAAGGCCAGCACTTACAAGAAGCAGCATCCAGACTGGGTTCTGAGTGAATATCATGGTTGTAATGTCAACGCCTCCACATACATGCTTAGAAGTGGCCGGTGGAAATATATTGCCTATGCAGATGGCCTGAGTGTCCCCCCACAGCTTTTTG aCATAACATTGGACAAGGAGGAACTTCACAATGTAGTTCTCAAATTCCCAGTTGTGCAGGCGTATTTGGACAAGCTCTTGCGTAGCATTGTAGACTATCCAAAAGTCTCATCAACTGTCCACCTCTACaataaaaaatcatttgttgCCTGGCGGGACAGTTTGGGCAGGAACTACAGCGAGGTCATTGCTAACCTCAGGTGGAACGTGGATTGGCAGAAAGATGCGTTAGCCAATGAGAGAGCTATTGACAAGTGGCTCTATGgctctgtgtga
- the arrdc3a gene encoding arrestin domain-containing protein 3a isoform X1, which yields MVLGKVKSFTVSYDCLNDSNVPVFSSGDCVSGRVIIEVTGEIRVKSLKIHAKGFAKVRWTESRNAGSNTAYTQNYTEEVEYLNHKDILIGHERDDDNSEEGLTTIHSGRHEYAFSLELPQTPLATSFEGKHGSVRYWVKAELHRPWLLPMKTKKEFTVFEHIDINTPLLLSPQAGTKDKTLCCWFCTSGPISLSAKIERKGYTPGESIQIFAEIENCSSRMVVPKAAIYQTQTFYAKGKMKEVKQLVANLRGESLSSGKTETWSGKMLKIPPVSPSILDCSIIRVEYSLMVYVDIPGAINLSLNLPLVIGTIPLHPFGSRTSSVSSQCSMSWLGLGLPERPEAPPSYAEIVTEEQRQSSLDVPAAREELDGPLFAYIHEFRFQPPPLYSEIDPNPDHASRTEERRLDACPSR from the exons ATGGTGCTAGGAAAGGTAAAAAGCTTCACAGTAAGCTACGACTGTCTCAATGACAGCAATGTTCCCGTTTTCTCAAGCGGGGACTGCGTCTCAGGGAGGGTGATCATCGAAGTCACGGGAGAAATCCGTGTGAAATCTCTCAAAATCCACGCAAAAGGATTTGCAAAAGTTCGTTGGACTGAATCGAGAAATGCTGGATCCAACACTGCCTACACGCAAAACTACACAGAAGAAGTGGAATATCTAAATCACAAAGATATTTTAATTGGACACGAGAGAG ACGATGACAACTCTGAGGAAGGACTCACCACTATCCATTCAGGAAGACATGAGTATGCATTCAGCCTCGAGCTTCCACAGAC ACCTCTGGCTACCTCTTTCGAAGGGAAGCATGGCAGTGTGCGCTACTGGGTGAAGGCAGAACTCCACAGGCCGTGGCTTCTGCCCATGAAGACCAAGAAGGAATTTACAGTCTTTGAGCACATTGACATCAACACTCCATTATTGCTG tCACCACAGGCTGGCACGAAAGACAAAACGCTTTGCTGTTGGTTCTGCACCTCAGGTCCTATTTCCCTAAGTGCCAAAATTGAAAGGAAGGGATACACCCCAG GAGAGTCGATCCAGATCTTTGCAGAGATTGAGAACTGCTCATCCCGCATGGTGGTGCCAAAGGCAGCCATCTACCAGACCCAGACCTTCTATGCCAAAGGGAAGATGAAGGAGGTCAAGCAGCTGGTGGCCAACCTGCGGGGAGAGTCTCTGTCCTCAGGCAAAACAGAGACCTGGAGTGGCAAGATGCTGAAGATTCCACCTGTCTCACCCTCCATCCTGGACTGCAGCATAATTAGGGTGGAGTATTCCCTCATG GTATACGTAGACATACCTGGGGCGATAAACCTGTCCTTGAACCTGCCCCTGGTCATCGGAACCATCCCTCTCCACCCCTTTGGCTCCCGTACCTCCAGCGTCAGCAGTCAGTGCAGCATGAGCTGGCTGGGCCTGGGTCTGCCTGAGAGGCCTGAAG ctcctccaagCTATGCAGAAATTGTGACAGAagagcagaggcagagcagTCTGGATGTGCCAGCAGCCCGTGAGGAGCTGGACGGACCTCTCTTCGCCTACATTCACGAGTTCCGCTTCCAGCCTCCACCTCTGTACTCTGAG ATCGATCCTAACCCGGATCATGCCAGCCGTACAGAGGAGCGCAGACTCGACGCCTGTCCGTCACGCTGA
- the arrdc3a gene encoding arrestin domain-containing protein 3a isoform X2, protein MVYMCLEYCPPCFSDDDNSEEGLTTIHSGRHEYAFSLELPQTPLATSFEGKHGSVRYWVKAELHRPWLLPMKTKKEFTVFEHIDINTPLLLSPQAGTKDKTLCCWFCTSGPISLSAKIERKGYTPGESIQIFAEIENCSSRMVVPKAAIYQTQTFYAKGKMKEVKQLVANLRGESLSSGKTETWSGKMLKIPPVSPSILDCSIIRVEYSLMVYVDIPGAINLSLNLPLVIGTIPLHPFGSRTSSVSSQCSMSWLGLGLPERPEAPPSYAEIVTEEQRQSSLDVPAAREELDGPLFAYIHEFRFQPPPLYSEIDPNPDHASRTEERRLDACPSR, encoded by the exons ATGGTATACATGTGTTTGGAATATTGTCCTCCTTGTTTTTCAGACGATGACAACTCTGAGGAAGGACTCACCACTATCCATTCAGGAAGACATGAGTATGCATTCAGCCTCGAGCTTCCACAGAC ACCTCTGGCTACCTCTTTCGAAGGGAAGCATGGCAGTGTGCGCTACTGGGTGAAGGCAGAACTCCACAGGCCGTGGCTTCTGCCCATGAAGACCAAGAAGGAATTTACAGTCTTTGAGCACATTGACATCAACACTCCATTATTGCTG tCACCACAGGCTGGCACGAAAGACAAAACGCTTTGCTGTTGGTTCTGCACCTCAGGTCCTATTTCCCTAAGTGCCAAAATTGAAAGGAAGGGATACACCCCAG GAGAGTCGATCCAGATCTTTGCAGAGATTGAGAACTGCTCATCCCGCATGGTGGTGCCAAAGGCAGCCATCTACCAGACCCAGACCTTCTATGCCAAAGGGAAGATGAAGGAGGTCAAGCAGCTGGTGGCCAACCTGCGGGGAGAGTCTCTGTCCTCAGGCAAAACAGAGACCTGGAGTGGCAAGATGCTGAAGATTCCACCTGTCTCACCCTCCATCCTGGACTGCAGCATAATTAGGGTGGAGTATTCCCTCATG GTATACGTAGACATACCTGGGGCGATAAACCTGTCCTTGAACCTGCCCCTGGTCATCGGAACCATCCCTCTCCACCCCTTTGGCTCCCGTACCTCCAGCGTCAGCAGTCAGTGCAGCATGAGCTGGCTGGGCCTGGGTCTGCCTGAGAGGCCTGAAG ctcctccaagCTATGCAGAAATTGTGACAGAagagcagaggcagagcagTCTGGATGTGCCAGCAGCCCGTGAGGAGCTGGACGGACCTCTCTTCGCCTACATTCACGAGTTCCGCTTCCAGCCTCCACCTCTGTACTCTGAG ATCGATCCTAACCCGGATCATGCCAGCCGTACAGAGGAGCGCAGACTCGACGCCTGTCCGTCACGCTGA